One stretch of Cohnella algarum DNA includes these proteins:
- a CDS encoding cytosine permease has protein sequence MTQSQMTASNPAGNAGVEDYSITAVPGDKRKSFLNISVTSCAWIISLSTMFAGGSLAAGLSFGQAVLAGVFGMLILAIYGFFQGWMGAKYGVSTTVLARQAFGRWGAGIFGLLLSITMGVGWFGWQIAFFGLTIEQMFPGQWFADQTVAMIWGGILMIATAFIGYRGLAAVSFIAVPLIFILSIWGFVAAVNHAGSFEALLNSVPVGEPMTLFAGITLVVGNAALGAVVFPDVSRYGKTPLGGGMGVSTGYFLGGLFCILAGAAMTFAAQVPSLGATANIPAAMAQIGLGFFAFLILVFAQWTTNDSNLYTGALGLRNVIKLPKFILVLVMGALGIAIAVTGIQDKFVPFLNFLGTYVPPIAGVMIADHWIVGPYIRKQEYRFGPGAEYDKLNVAAIAVVILAGFAASRLTFGIGPVNAIVLSLAGYIVVAYLLNLLKIPYAFGRSREDQTGF, from the coding sequence ATGACGCAGTCTCAAATGACGGCATCGAATCCGGCAGGCAATGCCGGCGTGGAGGATTATTCGATTACAGCGGTGCCGGGCGACAAGCGCAAATCGTTTTTAAATATTTCCGTGACCAGCTGCGCATGGATCATCTCGTTGTCGACGATGTTCGCGGGAGGATCGCTGGCGGCCGGCTTGAGCTTCGGACAAGCCGTTCTCGCCGGCGTGTTCGGCATGCTGATTCTTGCGATTTATGGATTTTTCCAAGGCTGGATGGGCGCGAAATACGGCGTGTCGACGACCGTGCTGGCCAGGCAGGCGTTCGGACGTTGGGGTGCGGGGATTTTCGGCCTTCTTCTCTCGATTACGATGGGCGTTGGCTGGTTCGGCTGGCAGATCGCGTTTTTCGGGTTGACAATCGAGCAGATGTTCCCCGGACAATGGTTCGCCGATCAGACGGTTGCGATGATTTGGGGCGGCATTTTGATGATCGCGACCGCGTTTATCGGCTATCGCGGGCTTGCGGCGGTCAGCTTTATCGCGGTTCCGCTAATTTTCATCTTGTCGATTTGGGGCTTTGTCGCGGCGGTCAATCATGCCGGAAGCTTTGAAGCTTTGCTGAATTCCGTTCCGGTGGGCGAGCCGATGACGTTGTTCGCGGGCATTACGCTCGTGGTCGGCAACGCGGCGCTCGGCGCGGTCGTGTTTCCGGACGTTTCCCGTTACGGCAAAACGCCGCTTGGCGGGGGCATGGGCGTATCTACGGGATACTTCCTGGGCGGGCTGTTCTGCATCTTGGCCGGAGCGGCCATGACGTTCGCGGCGCAAGTGCCGAGCCTGGGCGCAACCGCGAACATTCCGGCGGCAATGGCGCAAATCGGCCTCGGATTTTTCGCTTTTCTGATCCTCGTGTTTGCGCAATGGACGACGAACGACAGCAATTTGTACACCGGCGCGCTGGGGCTGCGGAACGTCATCAAGCTGCCGAAATTCATTTTGGTCCTCGTGATGGGGGCGCTGGGCATCGCGATCGCGGTAACGGGCATTCAGGATAAATTCGTGCCGTTTCTCAATTTTCTCGGGACGTACGTGCCGCCGATCGCGGGCGTCATGATCGCCGACCATTGGATCGTCGGTCCGTATATCCGCAAGCAAGAGTACCGTTTCGGTCCCGGCGCCGAGTATGACAAGCTTAACGTGGCGGCCATTGCGGTCGTGATTTTGGCGGGCTTTGCGGCTTCCAGGCTGACGTTCGGCATCGGCCCGGTCAATGCGATCGTGCTGTCGCTTGCCGGGTATATCGTGGTCGCTTATTTGCTGAATCTATTGAAAATTCCTTATGCGTTCGGACGGAGCCGCGAAGATCAAACGGGATTCTAA
- a CDS encoding OsmC family protein yields the protein MIEVSWTDNHYVVKDGEGVEWGTEASTSWTPIVLLECSLALCVAKSLNMAMERDGVEADRFVVTLHSAKAGSGASRIERFDLSVELPNLFESGYKEKLVRHASQICTIGNTLKRGSELSYEAE from the coding sequence ATGATCGAAGTAAGCTGGACGGACAATCACTACGTTGTAAAAGACGGGGAAGGCGTCGAATGGGGAACGGAAGCTTCGACTTCCTGGACGCCGATCGTGCTGCTCGAGTGCTCGCTTGCGCTTTGCGTGGCCAAGTCGCTTAACATGGCCATGGAGCGCGACGGCGTCGAGGCGGATCGGTTTGTCGTCACTCTTCATTCCGCGAAAGCGGGCTCGGGGGCCTCGCGGATCGAGAGGTTTGACTTGAGCGTCGAGCTTCCCAACCTGTTCGAGTCCGGCTATAAGGAAAAGCTCGTTCGGCACGCTTCGCAAATATGCACGATCGGCAACACGCTGAAGCGGGGCAGCGAGCTGAGTTACGAAGCGGAATAA
- a CDS encoding TetR/AcrR family transcriptional regulator, giving the protein MSIAVERFAKYGYRQTKISDIVGQAGVAQGTFYWYFKSKEAVALEIIAAGKERLLQVIGQGYRKQVGSVQDMVQSSQMLLGGLFEFARENRYLMEMLLTGSGGDETIRKATHETRVAMEEAFRRNMRRAIELKMLPESMNVEVRSALLMSLIEGVVSRWLFGPVHPEGNLTERTAEELAAETARFEFFGLLGV; this is encoded by the coding sequence ATGTCGATCGCGGTGGAGCGATTTGCCAAGTACGGGTACAGGCAGACGAAAATCTCGGACATCGTCGGACAGGCGGGGGTGGCGCAGGGGACGTTTTATTGGTATTTCAAGAGCAAGGAAGCCGTGGCGTTGGAAATTATCGCCGCCGGCAAGGAGCGGCTGCTGCAGGTCATCGGGCAAGGCTACCGCAAGCAGGTCGGCTCCGTGCAGGATATGGTGCAGTCCTCGCAAATGCTTTTGGGCGGATTGTTCGAATTTGCTCGCGAGAATCGCTATTTAATGGAAATGCTACTAACGGGAAGCGGCGGGGACGAAACGATCCGCAAGGCGACGCACGAGACACGGGTGGCGATGGAGGAGGCTTTCCGGCGCAATATGCGCAGGGCGATCGAGCTGAAAATGCTTCCCGAGTCGATGAACGTCGAGGTGCGTTCCGCGCTGCTGATGAGCCTGATCGAAGGCGTCGTCTCGCGGTGGCTGTTCGGTCCGGTTCACCCCGAGGGGAATTTGACGGAGCGAACGGCGGAGGAGCTGGCCGCGGAGACGGCGCGATTCGAGTTTTTCGGGCTTCTCGGCGTGTGA
- a CDS encoding ABC transporter ATP-binding protein, whose product MEIDNVTFSYDKKTNQLKGVSGLVESGKITTIIGPNGCGKSTLLGVMSGNHAPGGGRAVLDGKAIHQYKPKELARKLAVVHQQNDAPSDMTVERLVAFGRMPHRTMLGGDREEDERAVEWALGCTNLAGKRNLAIDRLSGGERQRVWIAMALAQKTPILFLDEPTTYLDIYYQLEILEFIKRLNEEHGLTIAMVLHDINQAIRYSDRIIAMKAGTVAAAGTPEEVVTERAIRDIYGVEAVVRREPGAGLHVVLTGIVKNSAAAVAY is encoded by the coding sequence ATGGAAATTGACAACGTTACGTTTTCGTACGACAAAAAGACGAATCAGTTAAAAGGAGTTTCCGGTCTCGTCGAGAGCGGGAAAATCACGACGATCATCGGCCCGAACGGCTGCGGCAAGTCGACCTTGCTCGGCGTCATGTCGGGCAATCATGCGCCGGGCGGCGGCCGGGCGGTGCTGGACGGCAAAGCGATTCACCAGTACAAGCCGAAGGAGCTGGCGCGCAAGCTTGCCGTCGTCCACCAGCAGAACGACGCGCCCTCGGACATGACGGTGGAGCGGCTCGTCGCCTTCGGCCGCATGCCGCACCGGACGATGCTCGGAGGAGACCGCGAGGAGGACGAGCGGGCGGTCGAGTGGGCGCTCGGCTGCACGAATCTGGCGGGCAAGCGGAACCTCGCGATCGACCGGCTGTCCGGCGGGGAGCGGCAGCGGGTTTGGATCGCGATGGCGCTTGCGCAGAAGACGCCGATTCTTTTTCTCGACGAGCCGACGACTTATCTCGATATCTACTACCAGCTCGAAATCCTCGAGTTTATCAAGCGGCTGAACGAGGAGCACGGCCTTACGATCGCGATGGTGCTGCACGACATCAACCAGGCGATCCGCTACAGCGACCGGATCATCGCGATGAAGGCCGGAACGGTCGCGGCGGCGGGGACGCCCGAGGAAGTCGTGACGGAGCGCGCCATTCGCGACATTTACGGAGTCGAGGCCGTCGTCCGGCGGGAGCCGGGGGCGGGGCTGCATGTCGTTTTGACGGGGATCGTGAAAAACAGCGCCGCAGCCGTTGCTTACTAG
- a CDS encoding FecCD family ABC transporter permease, with the protein MTKKVLSFVVVIALLLAVVAYSTATGSIKVGFWELLQGLWTGTNEQVEVIRDLRLPRLIVALFVGASLAVSGVLLQAVMRNPLADAGVIGISSGAGLISLLFVTIFPALFFWLPFFAFLGGAFAFFLVYSLSWKSGLSPIRIVLVGIAINATFTGLGQSFNYRGSYAVTSVNQATTSIFTLKTWTDVQTMLIYGTAGLALAMLLSSWCNLLAMQDKTARNLGLPVNRARLLVSIVAVLLAAVATAIGGLIAFVGLLVPHIARFLVGSDHRILIPFSALAGALLILTADTLGRTILAPTEIPASIMMTVIGGPFLIFLLRRSARVHGN; encoded by the coding sequence ATGACGAAAAAAGTGCTGAGCTTCGTCGTCGTGATCGCGCTGCTGCTTGCCGTCGTCGCATACTCGACCGCGACCGGCAGCATCAAGGTCGGGTTTTGGGAATTGCTTCAGGGGCTTTGGACCGGCACGAACGAGCAGGTCGAAGTCATTCGCGATTTGCGGCTGCCGCGCCTGATCGTCGCCTTGTTCGTCGGCGCGTCGCTCGCGGTGTCCGGCGTGCTGCTGCAGGCGGTCATGCGCAACCCGCTCGCCGACGCGGGCGTCATCGGCATTTCGTCGGGGGCGGGGCTTATCTCGCTGCTGTTTGTCACGATTTTTCCGGCGCTGTTTTTTTGGCTGCCGTTTTTTGCGTTTCTCGGCGGGGCGTTCGCTTTTTTTCTCGTCTACTCGCTTTCGTGGAAGTCGGGCTTAAGCCCGATCCGGATCGTGCTGGTCGGCATCGCCATCAACGCGACCTTCACCGGGCTTGGGCAGTCGTTCAACTATCGGGGGAGCTACGCGGTGACGAGCGTCAACCAGGCGACGACCTCGATTTTCACGCTGAAAACGTGGACGGACGTGCAGACGATGCTGATTTACGGCACGGCCGGCCTTGCGCTGGCGATGCTGCTGTCGTCCTGGTGCAATCTGCTCGCGATGCAGGACAAAACCGCCCGCAATCTGGGGCTTCCCGTCAACCGCGCGCGTTTGCTCGTGTCCATCGTCGCCGTCCTGCTTGCCGCCGTGGCGACCGCGATTGGGGGGCTGATCGCTTTTGTCGGGCTGCTCGTTCCGCATATCGCGCGGTTTCTGGTCGGTTCGGATCACCGCATTCTGATCCCGTTTTCGGCTTTGGCCGGGGCGCTGCTCATTTTGACGGCGGATACGCTGGGCAGGACGATTCTGGCGCCGACCGAAATTCCGGCCTCGATCATGATGACCGTCATCGGCGGGCCTTTCCTTATCTTCCTGCTGAGAAGGAGCGCGCGAGTCCATGGAAATTGA
- the isdE gene encoding heme ABC transporter substrate-binding protein IsdE — MKKRWGLWLGALLLVAAAGCSASAKEGVSSPSAKTASSAQAGPSAQTAETHRIVATTVAVTQMMDALGIELVGVPTSAKTLPARYDGATRVGNPMSPDLEIVKSLKPTEVLSVTTLQYDLEPKFESAGIEAEFVDLTSLASMQEAISTIGGKYGKEDEAKALVAKYDDKIAEVQAAVAGKEQPKVLILMGVPGSYLVATEHSYIGDLVKMAGGVNVVQGETVEYLASNSEYLHQSNPDVILRAAHGMPEEVVKMFDEEFKENDIWKHFNAVKNGRVYDLEEALFGTTGNLAADEALDALVGMLYP; from the coding sequence ATGAAAAAACGATGGGGCTTATGGCTGGGCGCGCTGCTGCTCGTCGCCGCGGCCGGATGCTCGGCGTCGGCGAAAGAAGGCGTTTCGTCTCCGTCCGCAAAGACGGCATCTTCCGCCCAGGCAGGTCCATCCGCTCAGACGGCGGAAACGCACCGCATCGTGGCGACGACCGTCGCGGTCACGCAGATGATGGACGCGCTCGGCATCGAGCTGGTCGGCGTGCCGACGAGCGCGAAGACGCTCCCGGCCCGTTACGACGGCGCGACGAGGGTCGGCAACCCGATGAGCCCGGATTTGGAAATCGTCAAATCGCTGAAGCCGACGGAGGTGCTGTCCGTCACGACGCTGCAGTACGATTTGGAGCCCAAGTTCGAAAGCGCCGGCATCGAGGCGGAATTCGTGGATTTGACTAGCCTGGCCTCGATGCAGGAAGCGATTTCGACGATCGGCGGGAAGTACGGCAAGGAAGACGAAGCGAAGGCGCTCGTCGCGAAATACGACGATAAAATCGCCGAAGTTCAGGCGGCGGTAGCCGGCAAGGAGCAGCCGAAGGTGCTGATCCTGATGGGCGTTCCCGGCAGTTATCTGGTGGCGACGGAGCATTCCTACATCGGCGACCTCGTCAAAATGGCCGGCGGCGTCAACGTCGTGCAGGGAGAGACGGTGGAATACCTCGCGTCCAACAGCGAGTATTTGCACCAGTCGAATCCGGACGTCATCTTGCGCGCGGCGCACGGCATGCCGGAAGAGGTCGTGAAGATGTTCGACGAGGAATTCAAGGAAAACGACATCTGGAAACATTTTAACGCGGTCAAAAACGGACGGGTTTACGACCTGGAAGAGGCGCTGTTCGGAACGACCGGAAACCTTGCGGCCGATGAGGCGCTCGACGCGCTCGTAGGGATGCTGTATCCATGA
- a CDS encoding NEAT domain-containing protein, whose amino-acid sequence MNRSYFKVIALLSAVFTLFAGLNFVPGKASAATGESASSAVYRDGTYLIDYTVYKVEDGQGTDSASVMDGYMDKAAKAKVEIANGETWVTVVLTQAHWWVTLEVDNGDPKGAEDYKYPKVTTVSEDTAADKRTVKFKVADLGARSKSYVHIDATDTIPGYNNKYDIEFGFDTASIPLAGSEEPEQPGEPQQPEQPEQPQQPEQPEQPEQPEQPGQPGEEQPEQPAEEPTLADGNYTIDFTVLKAEEDAPSTMERYFLAPKLLTVKDGKKRIAMTVADSSVVKEFKVAADGENYAEATTLSADEKADTRIVQFEVAQLKDILKAKVHVVTTYLNNGVPTPYEATYNIRFAFDIGSIKQGLANGKYNVSLTLPDNAKEHVDGTLGLTVEDAKGTVTFNVAEGATVTKLQKTGVSSFVYPKASEVAALALTAAKAVQFELYDLSATYTAFVKVDGDETERTFEFALGGATPAEEDGTGGNGGGTGGYLLSDGNYTMDFTVLKKGTTDTSVMNGYVVTTAKLRVENKINYVAVTLKQSKEITGFTVNGVTPNTIESNAAENTRTVEFEVADLTAIIPAWVKIDWPEYNYHHEYDIDLKFGAPRLVPVKIEAGPKEEETEESGGENAGSGTETGSAGETVRLSDIQYHWAKGTIEEAVKLGFVTGFTDGTFRPDAQVSRAEFTALIARALKLASAENGLTFKDLGNIPLWVRPYIAQAVEAGLVSGYQDNTFRSSNPITRTEIAVILIRALGIEPDETAELPFKDADQVQSWARPYVATAYKLGLIGGKSSELLKPNDNASRAEAVTFIMRLLKQQ is encoded by the coding sequence TTGAACAGATCTTATTTTAAAGTTATCGCGTTATTGTCGGCCGTCTTTACGCTTTTTGCCGGATTGAACTTCGTTCCGGGCAAAGCTTCCGCCGCAACCGGCGAATCCGCCTCGTCCGCGGTGTATCGGGACGGCACGTACTTGATCGATTACACGGTTTACAAGGTCGAGGACGGCCAAGGCACGGATTCGGCATCCGTAATGGACGGCTACATGGACAAGGCCGCCAAAGCCAAGGTCGAAATCGCCAACGGCGAGACCTGGGTCACGGTCGTACTGACGCAAGCCCACTGGTGGGTGACGCTGGAAGTCGACAACGGCGACCCCAAGGGAGCGGAGGATTACAAATACCCGAAGGTGACGACGGTAAGCGAGGACACGGCGGCCGATAAAAGGACGGTCAAATTTAAGGTCGCCGATCTGGGAGCAAGATCGAAATCCTATGTCCATATAGACGCTACGGATACGATTCCGGGCTATAACAACAAGTACGACATCGAATTCGGTTTCGACACGGCGTCGATTCCGCTCGCGGGGTCCGAAGAGCCGGAACAGCCGGGGGAACCGCAGCAACCGGAACAACCGGAACAACCGCAGCAACCGGAACAGCCGGAACAGCCGGAACAACCGGAACAACCGGGTCAACCTGGCGAAGAGCAACCGGAGCAGCCTGCGGAAGAGCCGACGCTTGCGGACGGCAATTATACGATCGATTTTACGGTATTGAAAGCGGAAGAAGACGCGCCGTCCACGATGGAGCGGTACTTCCTGGCGCCGAAGCTGCTTACGGTCAAGGACGGCAAGAAGCGGATCGCGATGACGGTGGCAGACAGCTCTGTCGTCAAGGAATTCAAAGTGGCCGCGGACGGCGAAAACTACGCGGAAGCGACGACGCTGAGCGCGGACGAGAAAGCCGATACCCGCATCGTCCAGTTCGAAGTCGCGCAGTTGAAAGACATTTTGAAGGCGAAGGTTCATGTCGTGACGACCTATTTGAACAACGGGGTCCCTACTCCTTACGAAGCGACTTACAATATCCGCTTCGCGTTCGACATTGGCAGCATCAAGCAAGGCCTGGCGAACGGCAAATACAACGTCTCGCTGACGTTGCCGGACAACGCGAAGGAGCATGTCGACGGTACGCTCGGCCTGACGGTGGAAGACGCGAAAGGTACGGTAACGTTCAACGTAGCGGAAGGGGCGACCGTTACCAAGCTGCAAAAAACGGGCGTAAGCAGCTTCGTCTATCCGAAGGCGTCCGAAGTCGCGGCTCTTGCGTTGACGGCGGCGAAGGCGGTGCAGTTCGAGCTTTACGATCTGAGCGCGACGTATACCGCGTTTGTGAAGGTTGACGGGGACGAGACCGAGCGCACGTTCGAATTCGCGCTGGGCGGCGCGACTCCGGCCGAAGAGGACGGAACCGGCGGCAATGGCGGCGGAACCGGAGGTTACCTGCTGTCCGACGGCAATTATACGATGGATTTTACCGTTTTGAAAAAAGGGACGACGGATACGTCGGTCATGAACGGCTATGTGGTCACGACCGCCAAGTTGAGAGTCGAAAACAAAATCAACTACGTGGCGGTTACGCTCAAGCAAAGCAAGGAAATTACCGGGTTCACGGTCAACGGCGTCACCCCGAATACGATTGAATCCAACGCCGCCGAAAACACGCGCACCGTCGAATTCGAAGTCGCGGATTTGACGGCGATTATCCCGGCATGGGTAAAAATCGATTGGCCGGAATACAACTACCACCACGAATACGACATCGACCTGAAGTTCGGCGCGCCGCGGCTTGTGCCGGTGAAGATCGAAGCCGGGCCGAAAGAGGAAGAGACGGAAGAAAGCGGCGGGGAAAACGCGGGCTCCGGCACCGAAACCGGCTCTGCGGGCGAGACGGTCCGATTGAGCGATATTCAGTACCACTGGGCTAAAGGCACGATCGAGGAAGCGGTGAAGCTCGGCTTCGTAACCGGCTTTACGGACGGCACGTTCCGTCCGGACGCGCAAGTAAGCCGCGCCGAATTCACGGCGCTGATCGCCCGCGCGCTGAAGCTGGCGAGCGCCGAAAACGGCCTGACCTTCAAAGACCTCGGCAACATTCCGCTGTGGGTCCGGCCGTATATCGCGCAAGCGGTCGAAGCGGGTCTCGTCAGCGGCTACCAGGACAACACGTTCCGTTCTTCCAACCCGATCACGCGCACGGAAATCGCGGTCATTCTGATTCGCGCGCTCGGCATCGAGCCGGACGAAACGGCCGAGCTGCCGTTCAAGGACGCGGACCAGGTCCAATCCTGGGCCCGCCCGTACGTCGCCACGGCCTACAAGCTGGGGTTGATCGGCGGCAAGTCGAGCGAGCTGCTCAAGCCGAACGACAACGCTTCGCGCGCGGAGGCGGTCACCTTCATCATGCGCCTGCTGAAGCAGCAATAA
- the isdC gene encoding heme uptake protein IsdC: MRKRNRISAAWLPLACLMALLAWPSAAQAAVDMADGEYTIDYVIKKADDDSVSIANDYFEKPAGLTVKNGEATVDIRMNHSAWITEFQVPSGGSYIDAPVVASDKAADTRTVRFGVDGLSAPLAVKMHVTVESIDYDHDYTVRFVFDTASAKLVKAAEEPPEAETPSAGPAETPKAEAPSAAPGASASPSPAGTSGGASASAGGAAPGAQGGASASPSPEPAKDSAAQAGGGTSGAAGGGASAGSGAAGSEAPAASGTPDASPAASGAAASPAGSGASAAETAAPSASAGAAPGGNDASAGAAAPSASAAGEAAESEPSAAPEAAAEDAAASASAQPQEGFLASPAEEEADSAGPGAGAIALLVGLLATAAAATVFLLRRAKLRNRAAADAASEHTT, translated from the coding sequence ATGAGAAAAAGGAACCGAATTTCCGCCGCATGGCTGCCGCTTGCGTGCCTCATGGCGCTGCTTGCTTGGCCGTCTGCGGCCCAGGCTGCCGTAGACATGGCGGATGGCGAGTACACGATCGATTATGTCATCAAGAAGGCGGATGACGACTCGGTATCGATCGCCAACGACTATTTTGAAAAGCCTGCCGGACTCACCGTGAAAAACGGGGAGGCGACGGTCGACATCCGGATGAATCACAGCGCATGGATTACGGAATTCCAGGTGCCGAGCGGCGGTTCCTACATAGACGCCCCGGTCGTGGCCAGCGACAAGGCCGCCGACACGCGCACCGTTCGCTTCGGCGTGGATGGACTGTCCGCCCCGCTGGCGGTGAAGATGCACGTGACGGTCGAATCGATCGATTACGATCACGATTATACGGTGCGGTTCGTGTTCGACACGGCCAGCGCCAAGCTGGTCAAGGCGGCGGAGGAACCGCCGGAGGCGGAGACGCCGTCCGCCGGGCCCGCCGAGACGCCGAAAGCCGAGGCGCCGTCCGCGGCCCCGGGAGCTTCGGCGTCGCCGTCGCCGGCCGGAACGTCGGGCGGCGCGAGCGCCTCCGCGGGCGGAGCTGCGCCGGGCGCGCAGGGCGGGGCTTCGGCGTCGCCGTCGCCGGAGCCGGCCAAGGATTCCGCCGCGCAAGCCGGCGGCGGAACGTCAGGCGCGGCGGGGGGCGGCGCGTCCGCCGGCAGCGGGGCGGCGGGGAGCGAGGCGCCCGCCGCAAGCGGGACGCCGGACGCGAGTCCGGCGGCGTCCGGGGCGGCCGCCAGCCCGGCGGGATCCGGGGCGTCCGCGGCCGAGACGGCGGCGCCGAGCGCGTCCGCCGGCGCCGCGCCTGGCGGCAACGACGCATCCGCGGGCGCTGCCGCTCCATCGGCTTCCGCAGCCGGAGAGGCTGCGGAGAGCGAGCCTTCCGCCGCCCCGGAAGCGGCGGCGGAGGACGCTGCGGCAAGCGCGTCCGCGCAGCCGCAGGAAGGCTTTCTCGCCTCCCCCGCGGAGGAGGAGGCGGATTCGGCAGGCCCCGGAGCGGGCGCGATCGCGCTGCTCGTCGGCCTGCTGGCGACCGCCGCGGCGGCGACGGTTTTTCTGTTGCGCCGAGCGAAGCTTCGCAACCGCGCCGCGGCCGACGCGGCGTCGGAACATACGACTTGA
- a CDS encoding ABC transporter substrate-binding protein, which yields MNLCKIAGLSLLSIALAGCATGGAAGSGGASGEAARISVRDFADRTVVFSEVPKNIVALSNGDMDIVYALGGTLVGRPTSSGPLPVPEAADVEQVGSTHEVDLEKITLARPDVVLGSASMNAKDVPALEGIGTKVVLTEANSVDDIKKQIGLLGQLLRKEEKAKELIAGIDAKLAEVRSAAGESGPRVLLVYGAPGTNMAALPNSLGGSILELAGGTNIAADYPALQNFPQYAQLNVERIMLADPQYILIMTHGDPEAVRDGFVSEMEKNAAWNGIDAVRNGRVDVLPSDLFGTNPGTRVTEAIDLLRGLFEAGGGPAE from the coding sequence ATGAACCTTTGCAAAATCGCCGGACTGTCCCTCCTGTCGATCGCCTTGGCGGGATGCGCGACGGGCGGAGCGGCGGGCTCCGGCGGCGCCTCCGGGGAAGCGGCCCGAATCAGCGTTCGCGACTTCGCGGACCGGACGGTCGTCTTCTCCGAAGTCCCGAAAAACATCGTCGCGCTGAGCAACGGGGATATGGACATCGTCTACGCGCTCGGCGGCACGCTGGTCGGCAGGCCGACCTCCTCCGGTCCCCTTCCCGTGCCCGAGGCGGCCGACGTCGAGCAGGTCGGCTCCACGCACGAAGTCGATCTGGAGAAAATTACGCTCGCCAGGCCCGACGTCGTGCTCGGCAGCGCGTCCATGAACGCGAAGGACGTTCCCGCGCTCGAGGGTATCGGAACCAAAGTCGTGCTGACGGAAGCGAACTCGGTCGACGACATTAAGAAGCAGATCGGCCTGCTCGGGCAGCTGCTTCGAAAAGAGGAGAAGGCGAAGGAGCTGATCGCGGGCATCGACGCCAAGCTGGCCGAAGTCCGGTCGGCCGCGGGCGAATCCGGGCCCCGCGTCCTCCTCGTGTACGGGGCGCCCGGGACGAATATGGCCGCGCTGCCGAATTCGCTCGGGGGCAGCATTTTGGAGCTGGCGGGCGGAACCAATATCGCGGCCGACTATCCCGCCCTGCAAAATTTCCCGCAGTACGCGCAGCTGAACGTCGAACGCATCATGCTGGCGGATCCGCAGTATATTTTGATCATGACGCACGGCGATCCGGAGGCGGTGCGCGACGGCTTCGTGAGCGAAATGGAGAAAAACGCCGCCTGGAACGGCATCGACGCAGTGCGCAACGGCCGGGTGGACGTCCTGCCCTCCGATCTGTTCGGCACGAATCCGGGAACGAGAGTGACGGAAGCGATCGATTTGCTCCGCGGTTTGTTCGAGGCGGGCGGTGGCCCCGCGGAATGA
- a CDS encoding FecCD family ABC transporter permease, protein MRKLTLRDKRRIFLWLAPIVLLLSVLCGLGYGSVPISPRDIWLALVSEGDPLYRQILLDLRLPRVLIGLLVGACLAAAGALLQGVMRNPLADPGVIGVSAGGGVAAILTMVVWPQASFLLPAAAFAGAFASSVAIYLLSWDKGASPVKIVLAGVAVNALLGAVTNGLMVVYSDRVQAVLPWLAGGLNGRSWHHLEFMAPYAVVGLLLTALAVKPANLLMLGDESAKLLGQKVELQRMLLILLASLLAGAAVSVAGLVGFVGLVVPHAMRLLIGEDYKLLLPCSIAGGAALVVLADTAARTWFDPIELPVGILLACLGAPFFLILLRRRSRLA, encoded by the coding sequence ATGAGAAAGCTCACGTTACGCGATAAGCGCAGGATTTTCCTGTGGCTGGCGCCGATCGTCCTGCTGCTGTCCGTCCTCTGCGGACTGGGCTACGGTTCGGTGCCGATATCGCCGCGGGACATTTGGCTGGCGCTCGTGTCCGAGGGAGACCCGCTGTACCGGCAAATTTTGCTGGACCTTCGGCTGCCGCGGGTGCTCATCGGCCTGCTGGTCGGCGCCTGCCTGGCCGCGGCTGGCGCGCTGCTGCAGGGCGTCATGCGCAACCCGCTGGCCGATCCCGGCGTCATCGGCGTTTCCGCCGGCGGCGGGGTCGCGGCGATTCTGACGATGGTCGTCTGGCCGCAGGCGAGCTTCCTGCTTCCGGCGGCCGCGTTCGCCGGCGCGTTCGCGAGCTCCGTCGCCATTTATTTGCTTTCCTGGGACAAGGGAGCCTCCCCGGTCAAAATCGTGCTCGCGGGCGTCGCCGTCAACGCTTTGCTCGGGGCCGTGACGAACGGGCTCATGGTCGTCTACAGCGACCGGGTGCAGGCCGTGCTCCCGTGGCTGGCCGGCGGCTTGAACGGGCGGAGCTGGCACCACCTCGAATTCATGGCGCCGTACGCCGTCGTCGGCCTGCTGCTGACGGCGCTGGCCGTCAAGCCGGCCAACCTGCTCATGCTGGGCGACGAATCCGCCAAGCTGCTCGGCCAGAAGGTCGAGCTGCAGCGGATGCTGCTCATCCTGCTCGCTTCCCTGCTCGCGGGGGCCGCGGTCAGCGTCGCGGGGCTCGTCGGCTTCGTCGGGCTCGTCGTTCCCCATGCGATGCGGCTGCTGATCGGGGAGGACTACAAGTTGTTGCTCCCCTGCTCCATTGCGGGAGGGGCAGCGCTCGTCGTGCTCGCGGACACGGCGGCGCGCACATGGTTCGACCCGATCGAGCTGCCGGTCGGCATTCTGCTCGCCTGTCTGGGCGCGCCGTTCTTTTTGATTTTGCTTCGAAGGAGGAGTCGGCTCGCATGA